A segment of the Anthonomus grandis grandis chromosome 11, icAntGran1.3, whole genome shotgun sequence genome:
gtttttctataaaagGGGACGggttttagtaatattttacaaatagtAATACAACGTGTCCCCCAATAACCTTGTTTCGTTTCTAACCCCACGAACAGTAATAACTGTTCCCAAATTTTCCCGTTTTTTAATCTACAGGGATTAattctgttttttgttttcaGCTGATAGAATATAAAGAaaccatagaaaaaaaaatggtggccGACTTCGAAAACAGAACAAAACACTCTCTGGATTCcgaaaagaaaattcacaagCTTACGCAAAGTCTACACGAAAAAACCTTGAAACTAAAAGACGCCGAAACCCGCATTGAAGACTTATCGAACCAGAACAAACTGATCCAGCAGGAAATCGACGAGTGTCGCGAGCTAAAGgacattttagaaataaaactaaTCGAACTACAAACCCAAAACCAAGAGGAACGAATCAAGATAAGTAACATGGGCGGCTTATGTACGGACATAACCAGTTTCGTAAAAGACAAAAACCGCGTGATTGAGGAGTTAAAAAACCTCAATACGACTTTGGAACGTAAATTAAACGAGGCCCACGCGGACTTAAAACGGAAAATCGAAACTCTATGGGAAATGCAACGCGATCTGGCCAAAGGGGATGAGGTGAAAAACGAACTTTGGACCAAAATGAAATCGTTGGAAAATGTCATAAACGTTAAAATAAGCGAAATAAACCGGCTAGAAATAAACAGTGAATTCCAAAAGGTCGAATACAGTAACTTACTTATTATCCACGACCTGGAACTGAACAAAAACGCGTCACTTGAGAATAATTTGAAAAAGTGCCAGAACGAATTGTTACAAGTAAACGAGATTTTAAGCGAATCTGAGGCGAAAGCACAACGTTTAAGTGAACAATCGGCAGCTTTACAGACCCTCGTGATCGAGTATGAAACGGCCGTAAGCCAAATCAAGAAAACTTATTCAGACTACAAAGAGTCTCAGCAAAAGAAGCTTGAGGAAAAATGCGAAGAAATTCAAGCACTACAGGCCCGTCTTAAGGAATATACCGACGCAGAAAGAGCTGATGTGGATGCACAAACGATCCTCGATGATATCCCGGACTTGGACCAGTTACTAAACGAATTGAAAGCGAAACTCAATAACGAAATGGATAAAAACAAACAGTTAACCGAAGATTTACTACAGTTGCAAAGTAACTATTCAGAAAACGTTCAGGAACTTGAGAGAATGCGTCAAAAACTTGAAGATAATGAACTGGACATGTCTCAGAGGCTTCAGGAAAACCATAATTTGCTTAATCACCAACTACGTGAAACGAAAGAGTATgctaaaaataagaataaagagCTAAATTTAGTAAATATCGAGTTACTTGAGACTAAGGAAATGTTGGCTAAACAAGACCTTTTGATACAGAATCAGCAAAATAAATTGAGAAGGAAAGATGAGGAAATGgccaaaattgaaaaagaattgGGACGACTGCATTCAGAGATTTTGGACTTAGAAGGGAGCAATAAGAAGCTAACCGCTGAAAATGTTCGGCTAAGCCAAAACCTGCAAAATATCGAGACTACTTTGACTGATGAATTTAACAAACGTCTTAAAGATCTTACGTCGGAattgaataagaaaaaaacgGAAGTGGAAGAACTTCAAAGCGAAAATACAACTGTCAGAGAAGAACTGCTAAAAATACAGGAAGATAATCAGAATCTTCGAGTTCAAGCAGAAGCAGTTAAACAGCTTCAAAAGGATAAAAAAGAATTGCTGGCTATAAAAGATGACTTGGATCAAGTTATGGCAAATCTTATTGAAGAATTAAACGGCAAAAAGAAGGAAATAGAAGAGGTTCAAACCAGAAACTCAACTGTTAGAGAAGAACTAGAAAAAGTCCAGGAAGAAAATAGGAATCTTGTTGCCCAAGCTTCCTTATCAGCTTATGCCCATAAAAACCTTCAAAAAGAACTTTTGGCTACAAAAGAATCTAAAGATGACTTAAACGCAGTTATCGTAAATCTGACAGTGGAATTAAACGACAAAAAGGTGGAAATAGAGGACCTTCAAAGCAAAAACTTGTCTGTGGGCCAACAACTAGTAAAAATGCAAGTAGAAAATAACGATCTCATTGAACAAGTCTCTTTATCATCTCATGAATTGACCAACCAAAAAGAACTCACCAAGGAGCTTCAAGAAGACAAAGAAAACTTATTGAGGGAACTGTCAACTGTAAAGCAAGCCAAAGAGGACGTGAACCAAGAGTTGATCACTTTAAGGGAAACTAATTCATCTATAATAGTGCGCCTGCAAGAAGAAGAAACAAAAACCAAACACCAGTTCGAACAATATTTAACGTTAAAACGTGAAAATGATAATTTACGTTTCGAACTGAAAGAGTGCGAGGCCCTCTTGCAAAACAGCCAAATAATATCGCACAAAAAGCAACAAGAGCTCGCCGAATATAAAGTGAAATGTGTGGAAATGGAGGCGAAACTAAACTGCCAAAAAGAAAAACTCGACGATTTAGAAGCGAATTACGATCTGTGTGTTAAGCAAGTCAAAACCGTTACAGCGGAACGCAATAAGTTATCAAACGATTTAGAAAAAGTTACTGGGAAAACGAAGACTTACTCCAAGCAGCAAGTCATGATCGAAAGACTAAAAGTGCAAATCGAAGAGCTGGAGCTAAAGTTGCGGCAGAAAACCCTCTCGAGTGAAGAGTTAACGGCCAAACTGACAGCCCATGAGGAATTGTCCACTTTGAACGAGCACATTTTGGAAAAACGGATGGAATGCGAAATGTTGGAGTTACAAGTGACAAGTTCTAAAAGTCACGTGGAGGCCCTCGAGGATCGACTCAGTATTTTGGAAGCTGAAGTGCAAAATGCTAATAGGAGGTTACAAGAGAAGAGAGGGAGTTGTGTGGAAGTTGGTACTCAGACTATGAAGCAAACGCGGTaagaatatctttatttttattaaaattaaattaaatttcaaagaaACTGACTATAAGATTCTAAAGCTCAAAACCAACAGTGTCATGGTTTTGAgtcaatttttgataaattttaataatttgtggGTTTTATTGAAAAGTTCTAAAATG
Coding sequences within it:
- the LOC126742108 gene encoding putative leucine-rich repeat-containing protein DDB_G0290503 isoform X4; protein product: MDNMFDDVEPEQIEVEDVFRTIFSACDPENTNLVRVSRLIEFIKPFLSEDLNPLEDLRSTLDPDGTDILVNASTFYEIIGQWSQKLSSTSPQKDDDFNQSRNLSTEPKDLSYLHSTPRTSLGDKLLKCKDLLNMSNVSGYSLSTSHCGPGDFKLLEPETTQLEEEKKELEHQLAKISKELLVTKHMLKLAEEQSDKLQDDLNRVNRRLLEEQQVIEHLQKNTNNDEDLKDEINRYKNYIAELKKKVTDLEQDNAEFRKLVEDVEKEKLKVEKKLNSLSTEHEACLTALSDVTLAMDNMRKMIDEKLQEKESKLERFERCFKELQDLVEMLEEKNLALISELAKCKSDKSTSCAHSNLGKYFDPPSPSTSQHSSPQKMSARPKCESLHLLKRALNRFSSTPQGEHSILNTSLPSYLKTPVCSPLDPGSSEEDLMSKFHNSGNTSNSEKNGQQSLWAEMSKVDPRRYSAILNDTELFEKNEQITELEYKVETLEKELDELKSKNGEWEKLAADLTGNNEALCGEIDDLKVAIQEKNAELECLRNELEDARKLTKIGVEADLEPTITDNKKHLAAVTTFLQAEKTSADEKLHSLINHLGISENFQEVQELKGIIDKLLHQNRELHEENFTAKKKAEIMTAKCQNLMQKIAVLQDENSWVAEVEKERNKSMEAREKYEKELIEYKETIEKKMVADFENRTKHSLDSEKKIHKLTQSLHEKTLKLKDAETRIEDLSNQNKLIQQEIDECRELKDILEIKLIELQTQNQEERIKISNMGGLCTDITSFVKDKNRVIEELKNLNTTLERKLNEAHADLKRKIETLWEMQRDLAKGDEVKNELWTKMKSLENVINVKISEINRLEINSEFQKVEYSNLLIIHDLELNKNASLENNLKKCQNELLQVNEILSESEAKAQRLSEQSAALQTLVIEYETAVSQIKKTYSDYKESQQKKLEEKCEEIQALQARLKEYTDAERADVDAQTILDDIPDLDQLLNELKAKLNNEMDKNKQLTEDLLQLQSNYSENVQELERMRQKLEDNELDMSQRLQENHNLLNHQLRETKEYAKNKNKELNLVNIELLETKEMLAKQDLLIQNQQNKLRRKDEEMAKIEKELGRLHSEILDLEGSNKKLTAENVRLSQNLQNIETTLTDEFNKRLKDLTSELNKKKTEVEELQSENTTVREELLKIQEDNQNLRVQAEAVKQLQKDKKELLAIKDDLDQVMANLIEELNGKKKEIEEVQTRNSTVREELEKVQEENRNLVAQASLSAYAHKNLQKELLATKESKDDLNAVIVNLTVELNDKKVEIEDLQSKNLSVGQQLVKMQVENNDLIEQVSLSSHELTNQKELTKELQEDKENLLRELSTVKQAKEDVNQELITLRETNSSIIVRLQEEETKTKHQFEQYLTLKRENDNLRFELKECEALLQNSQIISHKKQQELAEYKVKCVEMEAKLNCQKEKLDDLEANYDLCVKQVKTVTAERNKLSNDLEKVTGKTKTYSKQQVMIERLKVQIEELELKLRQKTLSSEELTAKLTAHEELSTLNEHILEKRMECEMLELQVTSSKSHVEALEDRLSILEAEVQNANRRLQEKRGSCVEVGTQTMKQTRESKPINKFTLSNQSEDLDLPCFGADSLAHLRFPCAPISAHSTHTESCVEVPSIDVKGFADIIEELDLAELSSSQSLKDLEEKVTALTLRLVTNSDTLSKRIESHTEKYRSQFEKAVLLISDISYRLRDHVCIGTAEPIAPVFVLLEEVKQSMSNMIQDAGQVGALICENRMRPCWNLFINYSALLRQESEALANISRETTTTQTGKVRKRSKFTQDQNHDTEEKLVQRR
- the LOC126742108 gene encoding girdin-like isoform X3; translation: MDNMFDDVEPEQIEVEDVFRTIFSACDPENTNLVRVSRLIEFIKPFLSEDLNPLEDLRSTLDPDGTDILVNASTFYEIIGQWSQKLSSTSPQKDDDFNQSRNLSTEPKDLSYLHSTPRTSLGDKLLKCKDLLNMSNVSGYSLSTSHCGPGDFKLLEPETTQLEEEKKELEHQLAKISKELLVTKHMLKLAEEQSDKLQDDLNRVNRRLLEEQQVIEHLQKNTNNDEDLKDEINRYKNYIAELKKKVTDLEQDNAEFRKLVEDVEKEKLKVEKKLNSLSTEHEACLTALSDVTLAMDNMRKMIDEKLQEKESKLERFERCFKELQDLVEMLEEKNLALISELAKCKSDKSTSCAHSNLGKYFDPPSPSTSQHSSPQKMSARPKYPGSSEEDLMSKFHNSGNTSNSEKNGQQSLWAEMSKVDPRRYSAILNDTELFEKNEQITELEYKVETLEKELDELKSKNGEWEKLAADLTGNNEALCGEIDDLKVAIQEKNAELECLRNELEDARKLTKIGVEADLEPTITDNKKHLAAVTTFLQAEKTSADEKLHSLINHLGISENFQEVQELKGIIDKLLHQNRELHEENFTAKKKAEIMTAKCQNLMQKIAVLQDENSWVAEVEKERNKSMEAREKYEKELIEYKETIEKKMVADFENRTKHSLDSEKKIHKLTQSLHEKTLKLKDAETRIEDLSNQNKLIQQEIDECRELKDILEIKLIELQTQNQEERIKISNMGGLCTDITSFVKDKNRVIEELKNLNTTLERKLNEAHADLKRKIETLWEMQRDLAKGDEVKNELWTKMKSLENVINVKISEINRLEINSEFQKVEYSNLLIIHDLELNKNASLENNLKKCQNELLQVNEILSESEAKAQRLSEQSAALQTLVIEYETAVSQIKKTYSDYKESQQKKLEEKCEEIQALQARLKEYTDAERADVDAQTILDDIPDLDQLLNELKAKLNNEMDKNKQLTEDLLQLQSNYSENVQELERMRQKLEDNELDMSQRLQENHNLLNHQLRETKEYAKNKNKELNLVNIELLETKEMLAKQDLLIQNQQNKLRRKDEEMAKIEKELGRLHSEILDLEGSNKKLTAENVRLSQNLQNIETTLTDEFNKRLKDLTSELNKKKTEVEELQSENTTVREELLKIQEDNQNLRVQAEAVKQLQKDKKELLAIKDDLDQVMANLIEELNGKKKEIEEVQTRNSTVREELEKVQEENRNLVAQASLSAYAHKNLQKELLATKESKDDLNAVIVNLTVELNDKKVEIEDLQSKNLSVGQQLVKMQVENNDLIEQVSLSSHELTNQKELTKELQEDKENLLRELSTVKQAKEDVNQELITLRETNSSIIVRLQEEETKTKHQFEQYLTLKRENDNLRFELKECEALLQNSQIISHKKQQELAEYKVKCVEMEAKLNCQKEKLDDLEANYDLCVKQVKTVTAERNKLSNDLEKVTGKTKTYSKQQVMIERLKVQIEELELKLRQKTLSSEELTAKLTAHEELSTLNEHILEKRMECEMLELQVTSSKSHVEALEDRLSILEAEVQNANRRLQEKRGSCVEVGTQTMKQTRESKPINKFTLSNQSEDLDLPCFGADSLAHLRFPCAPISAHSTHTESCVEVPSIDVKGFADIIEELDLAELSSSQSLKDLEEKVTALTLRLVTNSDTLSKRIESHTEKYRSQFEKAVLLISDISYRLRDHVCIGTAEPIAPVFVLLEEVKQSMSNMIQDAGQVGALICENRMRPCWNLFINYSALLRQESEALANISRETTTTQTGKVRKRSKFTQDQNHDTEEKLVQRRSRLGRCSKFCIMALLVGFVAVAAGLLLNLNCRLSASPHQHCPLDSLAQRISNGFPPM